Proteins from a single region of Cryptococcus neoformans var. grubii H99 chromosome 5, complete sequence:
- a CDS encoding beta-ketoacyl reductase, translating to MDVQTLFNVKNKVVLVTGGGRGVGEMIAHGFIANGAKVYISSRDASACEKTAKRLTEMGPGQCIAIPADLSKYDECLRLARELERREEVLHILVNNSGVTWGESFHSYPDSAFTKLLTLNVQRVFTITQKLVPMLEKAYQQERFVGRIINIGSINGVSVPGLETYAYSASKAALHQLSKHLASRLGPTITVNALALGPFRSKMMKHTLDHFENELAEALPMKRIGAPENVASTCLWLSGPAGDWITGTVVPVDGGSLVASNSKL from the exons ATGGACGTGCAAACCCTTTTCAACGTCAAAAATAAG GTGGTTCTGGTAAcaggaggtggaaggggagTCGGTGAAATG ATCGCTCATGGCTTCATTGCCAATGGCGCGAAG GTATACATATCTTCAAGAGATGCCTCGGCATGTGAAAAGACAGCCAAGCGTCTCACAGAAATGGGGCCTGGTCAGTGCATTGCCATCCCTGCGGATCTATCTAAATACGACGAATGTTTAAGACTGGCGAGAGAGTtagagaggagagaggaag TATTACATATATTG GTAAACAACTCTGGGGTGACGTGGGGTGAATCATTCCATTCTTATCCTGACTCGGCATTTACCAAACTTCTCACTCTAAATGTACAACGGGTTTTCACAATCACGCAGAAGCTGGTGCCCATGCTTGAGAAGGCATACCAGCAAGAGAGATTTGTTGGGCGAATTATCAAC ATTGGATCCATCAACGGAGTCAGTGTACCTGGCCTCGAAACCTATGCTTATTCAGCCTCCAAAGCTGCCCTCCACCA GCTTTCGAAGCATCTTGCTAGCCGCCTTGGTCCTACTATTACAGTAAACGCATTGGCACTGGGGCCATTCCGCagcaagatgatgaaacaTACTCTTGACCATTTTGAAAACGAATTGGCAGAGGCTCTACCTATGAAGAGGATTGGTGCACCAGAGAACGTTGCCTCTACTTGTTTATGGCTTTCCGGACCCGCTGGAGACTGGATAACCGG AACTGTTGTTCCCGTGGATGGTGGATCCCTTGTGGCAAGTAATTCCAAGCTGTAA
- a CDS encoding POT family proton-dependent oligopeptide transporter has protein sequence MTTHANAIQDFEAAPVPSAAIPSSENKTSAAGPVTLSYGDKKDSLPDVSVGDAGAIDYITEEVEPTDEEYAVLKKVHGKMPWVCIAMCAIELSERASYYGITGVVQNFIKNPLPEGGNGAGAVAPGPAGANQSAGALGRGSVQSSACYNAFVFLAYVFPIMGGILADTRWGRFKTVAIGTAVGAFAHILMVVVTIPQVLKTGNGLGPFLLSFYILSFAAGFIKPCLATLLCDQSPVKKPIITTSKSGERVILDPQTTVQRYLLIFYWCINVGGFFAIASSYSARFVGFWLAYLLPGIVYMLMPIVLVVCYKRLYRAPPQGSVTLEAMKVLYLIMKKGGLVKMFKGGEEFWQVAKPSYILAKEGSVDTSKIFWDDLFVDEIRQSIAACGVFALIPIFNLADGGIGSQENDMSTAMTLNNAPNDVISNFNPLTIIVATPIITYGLYPFFDKIGHPIKPMTRMAIGFILGMANMIYGAVIQWKIYSISECGWYASTCDTVTSISIWAQIPLYSLPAIGEIFVNVTSYELAYTRAPARMKGLVYALCLFNQAISSAIGLACSNAIQDPYLIWPYVALAVACLICAVLCPTYFRHLNDPVRTFADPARQAGKLQELEPLSAARASQNELNEKADEKA, from the exons ATGA CCACACACGCAAATGCCATCCAAGATTTTGAGGCGGCACCAGTACCGTCCGCTGCCATCCCTTCATCTGAGAACAAGACTTCCGCCGCTGGTCCAGTAACGCTGAGTTACGGCGACAAGAAGGATTCGTTGCCCGATGTCTCGGTTGGCGACGCCGGTGCCATTGACTACATTAcggaggaggtggagcCTACTGACGAGGAGTACGCTGTGCTAAAAAA AGTGCACGGGAAGATGCCTTGGGTTTGCATTGCCATGTGCGCTATTGAGCTTTCCGAGCGA GCATCTTACTATGGTATCACTGGTGTCGTTCAAAATTTTATCAaaaatcctcttcctgaaGGTGGCAatggtgctggtgctgtTGCTCCTGGTCCTGCCGGTGCAAATCAGTCCGCCGGCGCATTGGGTCGAGGTTCTGTTCAGTCTTCTGCTTGTTACAA TGCGTTCGTCTTTCTTGCCTATGTTTTCCCCATTATGGGAGGTATCCTCGCAGACACAAGATGGGGTCGTTTTAAGACTGTTGCTATTGGCACCGCCGTTGGAGCTTTCGCCCATATTTTAATGGTTGTTGTCACCATCCCTCAAGTTCTAAAGACTGGCAATGGTCTCGgccctttccttctttcgttctACATCTTGTCCTTTGCTGCTGGTTTCATCAAGCCTTGCCTGGCCACTTTGCTCTGTGACCAAAGCCCTGTGAAGAAGCCTATCATTACTACTAGTAAATCTGGTGAGAGGGTTATTCTTGATCCCCAGACTACCGTTCAACGATATCTCCTCATC TTCTACTGGTGTATCAACGTTGGTGGCTTCTTTGCCATTGCTTCTTCATACTCTGCACGTTTCGTCGGCTTTTGGCTGGCTTACCTTCTGCCCGGTATCGTGTATATGCTCATGCCTATTGTCTTGGTCGTATGCTATAAGCGACTCTATAGGGCCCCTCCTCAGGGTTCCGTCACCCTCGAAGCCATGAAAGTCTTGTACCTTAtcatgaagaagggaggtCTCGTCAAGATGTTCAAGGGGGGTGAAGAATTCTGGCAAGTAGCTAAGCCGAGTTATATCTTGGCCAAAGAAGGCTCAGTCGACACCTCCAAGATCTTCTGGGATGATTTGTTTGTGGATGAGATTAGGCAGTCTATTGCAGCCTGTGGTGTCTTTGCCCTTATTCCTATTTTCAACCTTGCCGACGGTGGTATTGGTTCACAGGAGAACGACATGTCAACTGCCATGACTTTGAACA ACGCTCCCAACGATGTTATCTCAAACTTTAACCCTCTCACTATCATTGTCGCCACACCTATCATTACCTACGGTCTTTACCCTTTCTTTGACAAGATCGGTCACCCCATCAAGCCCATGACTCGAATGGCTATTGGCTTTATTCTTGGTATGGCCAACATGATCTATGGCGCGGTCATTCAATGGAAGATTTACTCCATTTCTGAATGTGGCTGGTACGCGTCTACTTGTGACACCGTCACATCTATTTCTATCTGGGCTCAGATTCCTCTTTACTCGCTTCCTGCCATTGGTGAAATTTTTGTCAATGTTACATCTTACGAGCTGGCCTACACTCGTGCGCCTGCGCGAATGAAGGGCCTGGTTTATGCTCTGTGTTTGTTCAACCAAGCTATTTCCTCTGCTATTGGTCTCGCATGTTCCAACGCCATTCAAGACCCATACCTCATTTGGCCTTACGTCGCCCTTGCCGTCGCCTGTTTGATTTGTGCCGTTCTCTGCCCTACCTACTTCCGACACCTCAACGACCCTGTGCGAACCTTTGCCGACCCCGCCAGGCAGGCTGGTAAGCTTCAAGAGCTTGAGCCTCTCAGTGCTGCTCGTGCGTCGCAAAACGAGCTTAATGAGAAGGCCGACGAGAAGGCTTAG
- a CDS encoding AAT family amino acid transporter yields MSTHLEHDDKKDAAHDYTQQVTPADAVPSSDVEDVEVKSGLKRNLKSRHMAMISLGGVIGTGLFLGTGSALANGGPLGLFLGYATMGSICYCVMICLGEMISFLPIPGGHIKLAERFVDPALAFTMGWNYWYNWVIILPAELSAAAVLINLWNDTINNALWISICLVVVVAINFLGFFGECEFWFASIKILTIVGLIILGIVITAGGGPDHRSIGFQYWRNPGPFVQYDGISGVLGRFLGYWAVLTQAAFSYIGTEIVAIAAGEAKNPRRNLPRAIKRVYIRILIFYLGGTFIIGLLVPSNDEGLALNSGNALASPFVIAIRRAGIPVLPSIINACLLTSAWSAASSDLYTSSRALYGLSIARQAPKIFSRTTRRGLPWISISFCALFAALSYMSLQSTAGEVFGYFSNLTAAAGLMTWWGICLIYIRFEKGLRTQGIARSSLPYRSRLNYRASAAWYGIIMITIILFFSAWSVFLKDNWSTSTFVTNYLPLWLFPILWISYKYIKKTHFVRASEMDFVSGLEAIEAECHDEAPPSTILGKFWALLM; encoded by the exons ATGTCGACCCATCTCGAGCATGACGACAAGAAGGATGCTGCCCATGACTACACCCAACAAGTGACTCCAGCCGATGCTGTCCCTAGCAGCGATGTTGAAGACGTCGAGGTGAAAAGTGGCCTCAAGAGAAATCTGAAAAGCCGACATATGGCAATGATCTCCCTTGGTGGTGTTATTGGTACAGGTCTTTTTCTTGGTACTGGATCGGCCCTGGCCAACGGTGGCCCACTTGGTCTGTTCTTGGGTTACGCTACTATGGGGTCAATTTGTTACTGTGTGATG ATTTGCCTTGGGGAGATGATCTCTTTTTTGCCTATTCCTGGTGGTCATATCAAACTGGCTGAGCGATTCGTGGACCCGGCTTTAG CGTTTACTATGGGCTGGAATTACTGGTATAACTGGGTTATCATCCTTCCTGCGGAATTATCTGCCGCTGCCGTCTTGATTAACTTGTGGAATGACACAATCAACAATGCTCTCTGGATCTCGATTTGTCTCGTTGTGGTCGTAGCCATCAATTTCTTGGGCTTTTTCGGTGAATGTGAATTCTGGTTCGCTTCAATCAAGATTCTAACCATTGTGGGGTTAATCATC CTTGGTATCGTCATCACCGCTGGAGGCGGTCCTGACCATAGGAGTATTGGTTTCCAGTACTGGCGTAACCCTGGTCCCTTCGTTCAGTATGATGGCATCAGTGGCGTTCTCGGTCGATTCTTAGGGTACTGGGCTGTTCTCACCCAAGCTGCCTTCTCCTATATTGGTACTGAAATCGTTGCCATTGCAGCTGGTGAAGCCAAGAATCCTCGTCGAAATCTCCCTCGAGCCATCAAGCGCGTCTACATTCGAATACTCATCTTTTATCTC GGTGGTACATTCATTATCGGTCTTCTCGTCCCTTCCAACGATGAGGGTCTTGCTCTCAATTCTGGGAATGCTCTCGCCTCTCCCTTTGTCATCGCCATCAGAAGGGCAGGTATCCCTGTGCTCCCCAGCATCATTAACGCTTGCCTTTTGACTTCTGCCTGGtctgctgcttcttccgATCTTTACACATCTTCAAGAGCTCTCTATGGATTGTCTATAGCTCGACAAGCTCCGAAGATTTTCTCGCGCACGACTCGCAGGGGTCTCCCTTGGATCTCCATTTCATTCTGTGCCCTTTTCGCTGCCCTCTCATACATGTCTCTTCAAAGTACTGCCGGTGAAGTCTTTGGATACTTTTCCAACTtgactgctgctgccggtCTCATGACGTGGTGGGG CATCTGTTTAATTTACATCCGATTCGAGAAAGGTCTCAGGACTCAAGGCATTGCTCgttcctccctcccctaCAGGTCCCGACTTAACTACCGTGCCTCTGCTGCTTGGTACGGTATCATCATGATCACCATcattctctttttctctgcCTGGAGCGTCTTTCTCAAGGACAACTGGAGTACCTCCACTTTCGTCACCAActaccttcctctttggcTTTTCCCTATCCTCTGGATCAGTTACAAGTATATCAAGAAGACTCACTTCGTCCGTGCCTCTGAAATGGACTTCGTATCAGGTTTGGAAGCTATCGAAGCTGAATGCCATGATGAAGCTCCACCCAGTACCATCCTAGGGAAGTTTTGGGCTTTGTTAATGTAA
- a CDS encoding elongation factor 3 translates to MAPAATAAASSGKGSFDLATLFVADKAARDEAGLALADAVKKSGVEFFTQIGFNDAIVKALNDKKSQSAREGACEVISTLCENGAAQLLEPHVISSAENTPFPALLEAFADKVAAVKTAAIAAVKAIVQSMNPWASFVLLPALLNLIRTSGKWQIKAGSLEILQQLITSAPFQMGEAMPDLVPVLAEAVWDTKSDVKKAAKATLEKAVSLVENKDIEKFVPALVKSLLNPIEEVPKTISLLSATTFVSEVTAPTISLIAPLLIRGLDERPTATKRKVCVIADNMSKLVDSEYTVRPFLPQLLPRLIKTSETIADPEARSVANRAIVTLRRIGKVPAESDGSDLPPLPVAEGPHLATNFVALVKKHGGVSVEQTNPGLAYAGVLAASLVNHHNFDQKTWESTLPPYLKLALPSYDSLPAVRELLQKKADEAETDDAKFPDEEEGEDLCNIEQFNLAYGAKILLHHANMRLKRGHRYGLCGRNGSGKSTLMNAIINNQVEGFPPPTEVRTFYVQHDIDGSEAEISILDWVLGDKRLLATPDEIKSTLESVGFDEVKQKNSIGSLSGGWKMKLALARAILFKADILLLDEPTNHLDVLNVDWLINYLTSLTRCTSIIVSHDSDFLNRTVTDVLHLNNFKLKRYPGNLEDFVQHVPEAKSYYQLDVAEDYQFKLPNPPLLDGVKTKEKSLLKMRNVSFQYPGSSIQQLYDISLQVSLSSRVAILGPNGSGKSTLVKLLTGETEPNLGGQVWKHPNLVIGYVAQHAFHHIDNHLDSTPLEYMLWRYQTGEDLEEMHKANRVMTEAEIAKMKEGATVIKDGVKRIIDELVARKKLKQSYEYEVSFKGMSSAENIWISRDELVARGFEKKVMELDTREAQRLGLMRPLVRREIEKHFEDFGLDAEFVSHNSMRGLSGGQKVKVVLGAATWRRPHIICLDEPTNYLDRESLAALIAALKNFEGGVLIITHNREFSESICTEVWAMREGYLEASGHNWVEGQGSGERIDKKAADDDEVEYDALGNPIVKAKKEKKLSAADKRKAKKDRMARRKRGEEVFSDEEL, encoded by the exons A TGGCTCCTGCTGCTACCGCTGCTGCATCTTCTGGCAAAGGCTCTTTCGACCTCGCCACCCTTTTCGTTGCCGACAAGGCTGCCCGTGACGAGGCTGGTCTTGCTCTCGCCGACGCCGTCAAGAAGTCGGGTGTTGAGTTTTTCACTCAGATTGGCTTCAACGATGCGATCGTCAAA GCTCTCAACGACAAAAAGTCTCAATCTGCCCGTGAAGGTGCCTGCGAGGTTATCTCTACTCTCTGCGAGAACGGTGCCGCTCAGCTTCTTGAGCCTCACGTTATCTCCTCTGCCGAGAACACTCCCTTCCCCGCCCTTCTCGAGGCTTTCGCTGACAAGGTCGCCGCTGTCAAGACTGCCGCCATCGCTGCCGTCAAGGCCATCGTGCAGAGCATGAACCCTTGGGCTTCTTTCGTCCTCCTTCCCGCTCTTCTTAATTTGATCAGGACTTCTGGCAAGTGGCAGATCAAAGCTGGGTCTCTTGAGATTCTCCAGCAGTTGATCACATCTGCCCCTTTCCAGATGGGCGAGGCGATGCCTGACCTTGTTCCTGTTCTTGCCGAGGCCGTTTGGGATACCAAGTCCGATGTTAAGAAGGCTGCTAAGGCCACGCTCGAGAAGGCTGTGTCTCTTGTCGAGAACAAGGATATCGAGAAATTCGTTCCTGCTTTGGTTAAATCTCTTCTCAACCCCATTGAGGAGGTTCCCAAGAccatttctctcctttctgCTACCACCTTCGTTTCTGAAGTTACCGCCCCTACCATCTCCCTCATTGCCCCTCTTCTTATCCGAGGCCTTGATGAGCGACCTACCGCCACCAAGCGAAAGGTCTGTGTTATCGCCGACAACATGTCCAAGCTTGTCGACTCCGAGTACACTGTCCgacctttccttccccagCTTTTGCCTCGTCTTATCAAGACTTCTGAGACCATCGCCGACCCTGAGGCTCGATCAGTCGCCAACCGTGCTATTGTTACTCTTCGACGAATTGGTAAGGTCCCAGCTGAATCTGATGGCTCTgatcttccccctcttcctgtCGCCGAGGGTCCCCACCTTGCCACCAACTTCGTCGCTCTTGTCAAGAAGCATGGTGGTGTTTCCGTTGAACAGACCAACCCTGGTCTTGCCTACGCCGGTGTTCTCGCCGCTTCCCTTGTGAACCACCATAACTTCGACCAGAAGACTTGGGAGTCAACTCTCCCTCCTTACCTCAagcttgctcttccttcctacGACTCTCTCCCCGCTGTTCGAGAGCTCCTCCAAAAGAAGGCTGACGAAGCTGAGACCGACGACGCCAAGTTCcctgatgaagaagaaggcgaggacCTCTGTAACATTGAGCAATTCAACTTGGCTTACGGTGCAAAGATCTTGCTCCACCACGCCAACATGCGTCTTAAGCGAGGCCACCGATATGGTCTCTGTGGTCGTAACGGTTCCGGCAAGTCCACCCTCATGAAcgccatcatcaacaaccaaGTTGAGGGCTTCCCTCCCCCCACCGAAGTTCGAACTTTCTACGTTCAACACGATATCGACGGTTCCGAGGCTGAGATCTCCATTCTTGACTGGGTTTTGGGTGACAAGCGATTGCTCGCCACCCCTGACGAAATTAAATCCACTCTCGAATCTGTCGGTTTCGATGAGGTCAAGCAGAAGAACTCCATTGGTTCTCTTTCTGGCggttggaagatgaagcttGCTCTTGCCCGAGCTATTCTCTTCAAGGCCGATATCCTCTTGCTCGACGAGCCTACCAACCACTTGGATGTTCTTAACGTTGACTGGCTGATCAACTATCTCACCTCCCTTACTCGATGTACCTCCATCATTGTCTCTCACGACTCTGACTTCCTTAACCGAACTGTTACCGACGTTCTTCATCTTAACAACTTCAAGTTGAAGAGGTACCCTGGTAACCTTGAGGATTTCGTCCAGCATGTCCCTGAGGCTAAGTCCTACTACCAACTCGATGTCGCTGAGGACTACCAGTTCAAGCTTCCTAACCCTCCCCTCCTTGATGGTGTGAAGACCAAGGAGAAGTCTTTGCTCAAGATGCGAAACGTTTCATTCCAGTACCCTGGTTCTTCTATCCAGCAGCTCTACGACATCTCTCTCCAGGTGTCTCTCTCATCTCGAGTTGCCATTCTTGGTCCCAACGGTTCCGGTAAATCTACCCTTGTTAAGCTCCTCACTGGTGAGACTGAGCCCAACCTGGGCGGTCAGGTCTGGAAGCACCCTAACTTGGTCATTGGTTACGTCGCCCAACACGCTTTCCACCACATTGACAACCACCTTGACTCTACTCCCCTTGAGTACATGCTCTGGCGATACCAGACCGGTGAAGACTTGGAGGAGATGCACAAGGCTAACCGAGTCATGACTGAGGCCGAGATTgccaagatgaaggagggtgCCACCGTTATCAAGGACGGTGTCAAGCGAATCATCGATGAGCTTGTTGCcaggaagaagctcaagcAGTCCTACGAGTACGAGGTATCCTTCAAGGGTATGTCTTCTGCCGAAAACATCTGGATTTCTCGAGACGAACTCGTTGCCCGTGGtttcgagaagaaggtcatGGAGCTCGACACCAGGGAGGCTCAGCGATTAGGTCTTATGAGGCCTTTGGTCAGGAGGGAAATCGAAAAGCACTTCGAGGACTTCGG ACTCGACGCCGAATTCGTCTCCCACAACTCCATGAGAGGTCTTTCCGGTGGTCAGAAGGTTAAGGTCGTCCTCGGTGCCGCTACCTGGCGAAGACCCCACATCATCTGTCTCGACGAGCCTACCAACTATCTCGACCGAGAGTCCCTCGCTGCCCTTATCGCGGCCCTTAAGAACTTCGAGGGTGGTGTTCTTATTATTACTCACAACCGAGAGTTCTCCGAGTCTATTTGTACCGAAGTCTGGGCCATGCGTGAGGGTTATCTCGAAGCTTCTGGACACAACTGGGTCGAAGGTCAAGGCTCCGGCGAGAGGATTGACAAGAAGGCCGCtgatgacgacgaggtCGAGTACGACGCTTTGGGTAACCCCATCGtcaaggcgaagaaggagaagaagctttcTGCCGCCGACAAGCGAAAAGCCAAGAAGGACCGAATGGCTAGGAGGaagcgaggagaggaggtcttctctgatgaagagcttTAA
- a CDS encoding xenobiotic reductase, translated as MLAIKFPALAEPVSLGALQLNTRVIMASLTRNRSIPTTVPNEDNVKYYAQRAGSGRSGLILSEGTLIAHQGTEWANAPGIWDEEHANGWKKVTDAVHGKGGLIVAQLWHTGRVCHPDMIEQKRSGDPVWAPSDVGARGGKFRTLPGQPGYIPDPTPIPDPTYILDQYSKAAEMAKLAGFDGVELHSANGYLIEQFLSDVSNTRTDKWGGSVENRIRFGLEAAKRLIDVWGADRVGVKISPCGGYNDTYNTTGDSRLETFKSYISCLDSLGLAYIQLMVAVLGDDHHGGKPQGFPHDIIGTYGPLIKKSKLIVNGNYTAESGEEVVSSGKAAAVVYGRNYVANPDFVKRIQEGLPLAEINMKGLYTPAVEGQNGSGYNDYPDAE; from the exons ATGCTCGCTATCAAATTTCCCGCTCTTGCAGAGCCGGTCTCCCTCGGGGCTCTTCAGCTCAATACCCGAGTGATTATGGCTTCTCTCACTCGTAACCGCTCTATCC CCACAACGGTTCCCAACGAGGACAACGTAAAGTACTATGCTCAGCGCGCCGGCTCTGGTCGTTCAggcctcatcctctctgAAGGTACACTCATTGCCCATCAAGGTACCGAATGGGCGAATGCACCTGGTATCTGGGACGAGGAGCACGCAAATGGTTGGAAAAAAGTCACCGACGCTGTACACGGGAAGGGTGGGTTGATTGTTGCCCAGCTATGGCATACCGGACGTGTTTGTCATCCAGATATGATTGAGCAAAAGAGGAGTGGGGACCCAGTGTGGGCTCCAAGTGATGTGGGTGCAAGAGGTGGAAAG TTCCGCACACTTCCTGGCCAGCCGGGATACATTCCCGATCCCACCCCTATCCCTGACCCGACATACATCCTTGACCAGTACTCTAAAGCCGCGGAGATGGCCAAGCTCGCTGGATTCGATGGCGTTGAACTTCATTCCGCTAATGGCTATTTGATTGAGCAGTTCCTGTCTGATGTTAGCAACACAAGGACAGACAAATGGGGTGGGAGCGTGGAGAACAGGATCAGATTTGGTTTGGAAGCTGCCAAGAGGCTAATCGACGTTTGGGGGGCTGATCGAGTCGG CGTCAAAATCTCGCCTTGTGGTGGATATAACGACACTTATAACACTACCGGTGACTCTCGTCTCGAGACTTTTAAAAGCTACATTTCATGTCTTGATTCTCTCGGTCTCGCGTATATTCAGCTCATGGTTGCTGTCCTTGGTGACGACCATCATGGAGGCAAGCCCCAGGGATTCCCCCATGATATTATTGGCACTTATGGCCCGTTGATCAAGAAAAGCAAGCTAATCGTGAATGGGAACTACACGGCAGAAAGCGGTGAAGAGGTGGTGAGCAGTGGCAAGGCGGCGGCTGTCGTTTACGGGAGGAACTATGTGGCGAATCCTGATTTTGTCAAGCGCATTCAAGAAGGATTGCCACTTGCCGAAATCAATATGAAG GGTCTTTACACTCCAGCTGTTGAAGGTCAGAACGGTTCAGGATACAACGATTACCCTGATGCCGAGTAG
- a CDS encoding translation initiation factor 3 subunit K — translation MVTAVAPENLKEWHTPSTRPDVIHELIHGVDRYNPSNLPFMEDYLASELKEGQYDLFANLAILKLYQFNPQHSNPDVIINILIKALSATVSGPDFNLCLEMLREPSAILHDIESADEAIVIVMPYLQRLHELSRTCQFTKFWQEINSDSEAAKILRTRYLTQHASPLDDFRFIFSASIASCFRRISLSQLSRWLDIPSDKVGDWCSKVEWTVEGQDAVIPNNGQNDVKAGVVKENVQLGQLTKLVAAAGY, via the exons ATGGTCACTGCTGTCGCCCCCGAGAACCTCAAAGAGTGGCATACCCCGTCTACTAGGCCCGATGTCATCCACGAGTTGATCCATGGCGTCG ACCGATACAACCCATCAAACTTGCCTTTCATGGAGGACTACCTTGCTTCAGAATTGAAGGAAGGACAGTACGATTTGTTCGCCAACCTTGCAATCCTTAAATT GTATCAATTCAACCCTCAACACAGCAACCCAGATGTTATCATTAACATACTCATCAAGGCTCTTTCAGCTACTGTATCCGGACCCGATTTCAACTTGTGCTTGGAAATGCTCAGGGAGCCTTCT GCTATTCTCCACGATATCGAATCGGCCGACGAGGCAATTGTAATTGTGATGCCTTACTTGCAAAGGCTTCATGAACTCAGTCGGACATGCCAGTTCACAAAGTTTTGGCAAGAGATTAACTCTGATTCTGAGGCGGCTAAAA TCCTCCGAACACGCTACCTTACACAGCACGCCTCTCCCCTCGACGATTTCCGCTTCATCTTTTCCGCCTCTATCGCCTCGTGCTTCCGTAGGATATCCCTTTCTCAACTCTCTCGATGGCTCGATATCCCTTCGGACAAGGTAGGAGACTGGTGCAGCAAGGTTGAGTGGACAGTGGAGGGGCAGGATGCGGTTATCCCCAACAACGGGCAGAATGATGTAAAGGCTGGCGTTGTCAAGGAGAATGTTCAGCTTGGCC AACTGACCAAGTTGGTGGCTGCGGCGGGTTACTAG
- a CDS encoding pyruvate dehydrogenase complex dihydrolipoamide acetyltransferase, with translation MLSFAQVAKRSAAVSFRRQAVASRTLRTSAPSNALSKFAMPAMSPTMTEGGIAQWKKKEGESFSAGDVLIEIETDKATIDVEAQDDGIMAKIIAQDGAKNIAVGTPIAIVGEEGDDLSQADALAAESQSESAPSQKEAAPKEEKPAPKEEKSQSSTTPAVGIPGEQKFGAGDAQTSPAKAPEHPSKGDRPKFFASPLARKIALENGIPLAEIKGTGPNGRIVEADVKNYKPSASAPAAGKPAAIAADYEDIPTSNMRRTIGKRLTESKQQLPHYYVTVEVNMDRVLKLREVFNKAGEGKTKLSVNDFVVKAASLALADVPEANSGWLGETIRMHKKADICVAVATPNGLITPIIKDVGAKGLATISAETKALASRARDGKLKPEEYQGGTFTISNLGMFGVDEFTAIINPPQSCILAVGKTTTKLELAPEDPKGFKAVQVMKVTLSADHRTVDGAVGARWLKAFREYMEQPLTFML, from the exons ATGTTGTCCTTCGCACAGGTGGCCAAACGCTCCGCAGCGGTCAGTTTCAGGAGACAGGCCGTGGCCTCAAGAA CTCTTCgtacttccgctccttctAACGCCCTCAGCAAGTTCGCCATGCCTGCCATGTCTCCTACTATGACTGAAGGTGGTATTGCtcagtggaagaagaaggaaggggaaagtTTCTCTGCCGGTGATGTGCTTATTGAAATCGAGACGGACAAGGCCACCATCGACGTTGAGGCTCAGGACGATGGCATTATGGCCAAGATTATT GCTCAAGATGGTGCTAAGAACATCGCCGTCGGCACTCCTATCGCTATCGTtggtgaagagggtgaTGACCTTTCTCAAGCCGATGCCCTCGCTGCGGAATCCCAGTCTGAATCTGCTCCTTCTCAGAAGGAAGCGGCTcccaaggaagagaagccCGCTCCCAAGGAGGAAAAATCTCAATCTTCAACCACCCCCGCTGTTGGTATCCCTGGTGAACAGAAGTTTGGTGCTGGTGATGCCCAAACATCTCCTGCAAAGGCTCCCGAACACCCTAGTAAGGGCGACAGGCCCAAGTTCTTCGCTAGTCCCCTCGCTAGGAAGATTGCTTTGGAGAATGGTATCCCCTTGGCTGAGATCAAGGGTACTGGACCCAATGGCAGAATCGTTGAG GCCGATGTTAAGAACTACAAACCCTCCGCTTCCGCTCCCGCCGCTGGCAAACCCGCTGCCATCGCTGCCGATTACGAGGATATCCCAACCTCTAACATGCGTAGAACCATTGGCAAGCGACTGACTGAAAGCAAGCAACAGTTGCCTCATTACTATGTGACTGTGGAGGTCAACATGG ACCGAGTGTTGAAGCTTAGAGAAGTATTCAACAAGGCCGGTGAGGGCAAGACAAAGCTGTCTGTTAACGACTTTG TCGTCAAAGCTGCTTCTTTGGCTCTCGCAGACGTCCCCGAGGCTAACTCTGGTTGGCTTGGCGAGACTATCCGCATGCACAAGAAGGCCGACATCTGTGTCGCTGTTGCTACCCCCAACGGTCTCATTACCCCCATCATCAAAGACGTCGGTGCCAAGGGTCTTGCCACTATTTCTGCCGAGACCAAGGCTCTTGCCTCCCGGGCTCGTGACGGTAAGCTCAAGCCGGAAGAGTACCAAGGCGGCACTTTCACCATTTCCAACCTCGGCATGTTCGGCGTCGACGAATTTACTGCTATCATCAACCCCCCTCAGTCTTGCATCCTTGCTGTTGGCAAGACCACAACTAAACTCGAGCTTGCTCCTGAAGACCCCAAGGGCTTCAAGGCTGTCCAGGTTATGAAGGTGACTTTGAGTGCTGACCACAGGACTGTGGACGGCGCGGTTGGAGCGAGGTGGTTGAAGGCTTTCAGGGAATACATGGAACAACCCCTTACTTTTATGCTTTAG